AAATTCACTGAAGATGATTTAAAAAAGATAGAAGCTAAGATGCTTGAGATTGCAAAACGCGACCTGAAGCCGAGCCGTATTGAAATGCCGAGACTTGAAGCGATTGAATACTTTAAATCAAAAAGAAACGACCCGTACAAAGTAGAAATTCTTGAAACAATTGCTAAGGATGAAGATAACGTTTCGCTCTATGAACAAGGTAACTTTACTGACTTATGCCGCGGTCCTCATCTTCCTTCAACTGCAAAAGTGAAGGCAGTTAAACTGCTTTCCGTTTCAGGTTCTTACTGGAGAGGCGATGAAAAGCGTCAGATGCTTCAGAGAATTTACGGAATATCTTTTCCTAAGCAGAAAGATTTAGATGAGCATTTAAATAATCTTGAAGAGGCAAAGAAAAGAGACCACAGAAAACTCGGGCAGGAATTAGAATTATTTATGATTTCTCAGGCAGTGGGAAGCGGTCTTCCTATATGGCTGCCGAAGGGTTCTATTGTAAGAATGGAACTGGAAAATTTCTTAAAGAGCGAACAGTTCAAAAGAGGTTACGAGCCCGTTTATACTCCGCATATCGGAAAAATTGAATTATATAAAACATCGGGACACTATCCCTACTATAAAGAGTCACAGTTTCCTCCGCTGGAGTTTGAAGATGAGACAGGAAAAAAAGAGCAGTATTTATTGAAGCCGATGAACTGCCCGCATCACTTCCAGGTTTATAATCATAAGCCGAGAAGTTATAAAGATTTGCCGGTGAGACTTGCTGAGTTCGGTACTGTTTATCGTTATGAACAATCTGGTGAATTAGCAGGATTATTAAGAGTAAGAGGATTTACACAGGATGACTCACATATTTTCTGCAGACAGGACCAGTTGCTTGATGAAGTCTGTAACGTGATTGAGCTTACTCAGTTTGTTGCAAGGACAGTAGGATTTGATAATCTGAACATAAGACTTTCATTCAGAGATAAAGAAAATAAATCAAAGTACGGCGGAACAGATGAACTATGGGATAAAGCCGAGCAGGATGTAAAAGATGCTGCAGACAGAATGGGACTTGACTATACGATTGCAATCGGTGAAGCCAGCTTCTACGGTCCGAAGATTGATTTTATTTTAAAAGACTCGCTTAACAGAAAATGGCAGCTTGGAACTGTACAGGTTGACTACGTTCAGCCTGTTAACTTCGATATGCTATATACAGGCGCAGACGGACAGAAACACAGACCTGTGGTTATTCACAGAGCGCCGTTTGGCTCTATGGAAAGATTCGTTGCATTGCTGATTGAAAACTTTGCGGGATACTTCCCGCTCTGGTTAGCTCCGGTGCAGGTGATGGTAATTCCGCTTACAGATAACCACAAAGAATATGCTCAGAAAGTGCATGATGAATTGAAATCTCAGAATATTCGTGTCAGTTTAGACGAAAGAAACGAAAAAGTGGGCTATAAGATACGAGAAGCTGAAAATAAAAAAATCCCATATATGCTTGTTTTGGGCGATAAAGAGGTAAATGAGGGATTAATTTCGATTCGCGAGCATAAAAAGGGCGATACCGGAAAAATGGAATTGAATAAATTTATAGAAATTATTAAATTAAAGGTTTCCAAAAAAGATATTTTTTATTAATTAAATCCAATACAGTATTAAAGATAATAAACGCTTCCGCGAAAGAACCAATAACTACATAAACGCTCCTCAACTGAGAGTGATTGACGAAAACGGCGATGCCTTAGGTGTACTGTCTAATTTCGAAGCAAAGAAATTAGCGCAGGAAAAAGGGCTCGATTTAATCGAAATTTCGCCAAATTCAAACCCTCCTGTTTGCAGAATTTCCGATTACGGTAAATTCAATTATGAAAGACAGAAGAAGGAGAAGGAAGCCAAGAAAAATCAGGTAGTAATGACGGTTAAGGAAGTGCGTTTTAACCCGAATACCGATACGCATGATATTGAATTTAAGACGAAACATCTTTACAATTTTTTGATGGAAGGGCATAAAGTAAAAGCTTACGTTATGTTCAAAGGCAGAATGATTACGCACCCTGAGTTCGGACGAAAACTGATGGACGATATTGTGAACAAGCTGAGTGAAGTCGGTAAGCTTGAAGCTCCGCCGAAAATGGAAGGAAAGCAATTGATTGCTTACTTCATGCCGGATAAAGCAAAGATCGCTGCGATTAACAAGTTCAGACAGAGAGAAGCAAAGTTAATAGCTAAAGAGAATGCGATGGAATCAGGACAGACCGCTCCGAAGCCGGTAGTAAATGAAGAAGTAAAAAACGACGCAAGTCAACAAGAAGAAAAACAAACATCAGATAATAATTCTGAAGGGAATATAGAAAATGCCTAAAATGAAATCCAACAGAGCTGCTGCTAAGAGATTCAAAGTAACAGCTACAGGGAAACTGAAAAGAAGTAAGTCTTACAAAAGACATATTTTAACAAAGAAGTCCAGCAAAAGAAAGAGACATCTTGGTACAGCTACCTTGGTTTCCGCACCGGAAACGAAAAAAATGCTTAGATTAATCCAAGCATAATTTACAATTATAAGCCCGCTTAAATGCCGGGGAACGTATAATAATTTTAAAAATTAAAATAAACAAATGCCACGTTCAAAAAACAAAGTCGCATCGCACAGAAGAAGAAAAAGAATCCTCGAGAAAGCTAAAGGATATTTCGGAGCGAGAAGTAAAGTCTATACAGTTGCAAAAAACTCCGTAGAAAAGGGTTTAACTCACGCATACAAAGACAGAAAAACAAAGAAGAGAGTTTACAGAAGCTTATGGATAACAAGAATTAACGCTGCTGCAAGATTGAACAACACTTCTTACTCAAAGTTAATCGATGCGTTAAACAAAAAGAATATTGATATAAACAGAAAAGTTCTTTCTGATTTAGCTTACAATAATCTTCCTGCATTCAATGAAATAGTAAGATTCGCTTTAGCGTAATTTTTCTTTTACATTACGGTTATTTTTACAAAAGGCGAGCGAAAACTCGCCTTTATTATATATAATCCTTTTTGACCATGCTTGACAACTTAAAAAATATATCAGCTGAAGTAACGGATGAAATAAAATCGGTAAACGATTTAAACTCGCTGGAAGAATTCAGAATAAAATATTTAAGCAGAAAAGGAATAGTTGCCTCCCTGTTTGAAAATCTCAAAGACGTTCCTAAAGAAGAAAAAGGCGCTTACGGAAAGCATCTCAACGAATTAAAAAATCTTGTTAATAATCTTTTCGAAGAAAAGAAAAATTCCTTTGGCTCTGCTGAAGAAAAATCCGACATTGATATAACCTTAGAAGGCAGAACCTACAATGTAGGAACACGCCATCTTATTTCAAAAGCGCTTGAAGAAATTTCCTCGATATTTGTAAAGATAGGATTTAAAATTTACGACGGTCCTGAAATAGAAACTGAGTTTCATAACTTCGATGCACTCAATACTCCTGACTATCATCCTTCAAGAGATATGCAGGATACTTTTTATTTAGATGAAAAAGGCAAACCTTCGAATGAATACGGTAAAATTTTATTAAGAACTCATACATCTCCGGGTCAGATACGCGCAATGCTGGGGCACAAGCCTCCGATAAGAATTATTTTGCCCGGTAAGGTGTTTAGAAATGAAGCAATAAGCGCAAGAAGCTTATCGCAATTTCATCAGATTGAAGGATTGTATGTTGATAAAGATGTTACGTTCGGTGATTTGAAAGGAACGCTGGATTACTTCGCAAAACAATTTTTCGGAGACGATTTAAAAACAAGAATGAGACCTTCGTTCTTCCCGTTCACTGAGCCCTCTGCTGAAGTTGATGTAGAGTGCTTCATCTGCAAAGGGGAAGGATGCAGAATTTGCAAGCATACGGGCTGGGTAGAAATTGCAGGCTGCGGTATGGTAAATCCTAAGGTATTTGAAAACGTAGGATATGAAGAAGGTGAATACACAGGTTTTGCATTCGGTATGGGAATAGAGAGAACGATAATGGTGAAGTATGGAATTCCGGATATAAGAATGTTCTATGAAAATGATGTCCGCTTTTTAAAACAATTTTAATGAAGTGTCGAACTCGTTACGAAGCTCCAGCTTCGTAACGTATTCTAAATTTTAATTATTGAACCACCCCCTTAATCCCTCCCGCCTTTAGCGGGACAGGCTCTCCTTGTAAAGGAGTGGAAGACAGTTTAAATAAGTATTATAATTTAAAACAAACACATTGAAACATTTATTAATATTAATAACAGCAGTTTTTATTTTTTGCTTTGCTTTAATTTTTAATAACGCAAATGCGCAGGATAGTGAAACAAAAATTGCGCAGCTTGAGACATCTTTAGGTACAATAAAAATAAAATTATTTACCCAAGAAGCTCCTTTGACATCACAAAATTTCATTGACCTTATTAATAAAGGCTTTTACGACGGAATAATTTTTCACAGGGTAATAGACGGGTTTATGATTCAGGGTGGAGACCCTACCGGAACAGGAATGGGCGGCTCAGGAAAAATAATTCCTGATGAATTCAAAACAGGGTTATCGCACGGCAAGCCGGGCATTGTTTCTATGGCAAATGCAGGTCCTGGAACAACAAGCTCACAGTTTTTTATTACTCTAACTCCTCAGGGAAGGTTAGATGGGGGATATTCTATTTTCGGTGAAGTTATCGAAGGAATGGATGTTGTATCTGCAATCGGCAAAGTTAAAACAGGTTTAAATGACAGACCGGTTGAAGATGTAAAAATTATTAAAGCAACAATTTTAGAATAATAGTTTTATTTATAAAAACACTATAAACAAAAATGAAAAAAATTAATTTATTATTAACTGCATTCGTTCTTTTTGCATTTATTGCAGCAGGATGCGGAAAAAAAGAGGAATCTACAACAACAACTACTACAACTCCTCCGACAACTACTACTCCTGTACCTACAAAGGTTGATACAGTAAAGAAAGACACAGCAACAACTAAAAGTGATGCAAACGGCGATGAAAAGAAAACTGATGGTAAAGAAAAAAATATTGTAAAGATGGAAACAACCATGGGAACCATTAAAATAAAGTTATTTACAAAAGAAGCTCCGATAACAACAGCAAACTTTATCGGGCTTGTAAATAAAGGATTCTACAACGGAATTATTTTTCACAGAGTAATTGACGGTTTCATGATTCAAGGGGGAGACCCGACAGGAACAGGTACCGGCGGCTCACCAACGACAATTAAGGATGAATTCGGTCCCGGCTTAACGAACAATAAAGCAGGCATATTGTCCATGGCAAACAGAGGTCCTAATACAGGAAGCTCACAATTCTTCATCACACTTGCTCCTCAGCCGCACTTAGACGGCAAGCATGCAGTGTTCGGTGAAGTTATTGACGGAATGGACGTTGTAAAGAAAATAGGAAAAGTAAAAACAGCAGGAGCAGATAAACCTGTTACAGATGTGAAGATGACTAAAGTAACAATGGTAGATAAGTGATAAAAAAATTTTAAGATAATCCCGGAAGATTGATTTCTTCCGGGATTTTTTTATGTCTATTTTCATCCGACCTGATCCCGCTCAAGCGGGACCAGGTCAAATTTTGTAATTAACAATGTTCTTAAAAATATTTAAAAGAAAAAATATCTCTCACATGGAACAACAGGACAAAAACATTATGATGGAAACCAATATGGGCAACATCAAAATTAAATTATTCATGAAAGAAGCGCCGCTCACTGCAGGCAATTTTCTTTCGCTCGCTGAAAAAGGATTTTACGACGGAATCATTTTTCACAGAGTGATTGACCAGTTCATGATTCAGGGCGGAGACCCGACCGGAACGGGTCGCGGCGGTTCAGGCAAAAAAATTAAAGATGAATTCGGCGACGGATTGATTCACAATAAGCCAGGCATTCTTTCAATGGCAAATGCAGGACCTAACTCAGGCGACTCACAATTTTTTATTACACTTGTTCCTACTCCATGGCTTGACGGCAAGCATGCAATCTTCGGTGAAGTGATTGAAGGTATGGACGTGGTTGAGAAAATCGGTAAGACAAAAGTTGACCACTACGATAAGCCTGTTGAAGATGTGGTGATGACAAAGGTGTATGCTATCTAAGTTCTAGTTACGAAGCTCCAGCTTCGTAACGTATATTTAAAATTTTTGTAGTTAACCACCCCCCTACCCCCTCTCCGCCAAGGCGGAAGTTCCGCTTGAAAAGGAGGGGGAACAATCAGATAGAATTTTATAAGCCCTTTAGGGAATTGCCCGGAAGGGCTTTTTATTTTTCAATAAATTCCTCCCTTGAGGGAGGTGGCTCGCCAAAGGCGAGACGGAGGGTGTTCGTTCAAACACCCCTCCCCGACTTCGTCGGGACTCCCCTCAAGGGGAGAATTTTTAAAACTTATCTCAATACCCAATACCCACTACCCAATACCCACTACCCAATACCTTACATACTACCTACAAATAAATCTACTTATCCTTTCATTAGTTTTTATTAAATTGTAAACATATGAAAGGTGCTTCAGCCACAAATCTTTCCTACAAAGAATTTACCCTGGATATCAGCAAAGGAAAAATTCCCCCTAATTTAGTTCTTGCTTCAAAATATAAAGTCGTGACTTCTATATTGCTTAACAGCATTGCGCAGAAATTTTTAGAGGAAGAAAAAATCACGGAAGAGACACTGAAGTATTATTATGCCGACGATAAGAATTTTGAAGAGATGATGGGCGAAAGCATGAATGTGAGTTTCTTCTCCTCAAAAAAAGTACTAGTATACAGGAATTTTAAAAAACTTTTAAAAGATGACAGGGAATTATTTTTAAGGTATCTTAATAATTATAATCCGGATACACTTATAATTTTACTGGCAAATGATTTTGCAGATATAGCAGATAACGTGGGAGATATTTCTCACGGTAATCTGAAAGTTATTAACGTAAAAGATTTTTCAGATGCAGAGCTGTTCAACTGGATTAAGGAATTATTCGAAGGATATGAAATCACCGATGAGAATATAAATTATTTTATTTCACTCTCAGGAAGCTCAGTTGATGAATTATATAATGAGACTGAGAAGCTGAAGATTTTTGCTTTCAAAGAAAAAGTTATTACGAAGGAAATAATAAATCTTAGCTCGGGGATTTCCCGCGACTTTGACGAGAACGATTTTCTTTTAGCGGTGCTTACCAAAAATTTTGAGAAGGCGCTTACAATATACGATAAGCTCTCACTGCAGAGAGATGTTGAGATTTACCTGATGTATCTTATAAGCAATGCGTTTATCGGCATCACAAAGCTTTTTGACCCCTCTGTAGCCGCCTACAGTAAGGATTTAAAAAGAATATTGAAGTTGTGGTTTGGTTCAGATAAATTGATTAGTACGCTGAAAGAGTATAAGGATTCTACGAATTTGCCGGCAGTAAAAGAGCATTTACAGAGAATTTTTGAGGTTGATAAGCTGTTAAAGACATCTAATCCCGATAAAAAAAACGTAATAACTAACTTAATTTTTAGTTTAACTCATACTTAATAAAAGACTATCGGCGGAACATTTTACAATTTAATTAGTATATAAATTAAGCTTAGATGCTTTTAAAATCGAATTCCGTTTATAAGGGTTATACCGACGAACAGCTGATAGCCGAGTTTCAGAAAGAAAAGGTTGAGGCGTTCAATGAAATTGTACTCCGGTATAAGGATAAGCTGATTAACTTTTTATTCAGATACACAGGCAGCCGTGAAGAGGCTGAGGACCTTGCGCAAGATACATTTTTGAAGCTATATAAATCGAAACATTTATACAAAGAGATAGCAAAGTTTTCTACATGGTTCTATACGATTGCAATTAACATTGCAAAGACGAACTTAAGAAAAAAGAAGAATTACAGTTCAATTTCTATAAGCGATTTTGACCCCGATGGCGAAAAAGATTTTGATTTAAAGGCCGATGTTTTATCTCCCGAGGAAACGGCTCAGGCAGGAATTGAGAACGAATTTATTCAGCAGGCAATTAACTCGCTTGATGATAAGTTCAAAGAAGTAATAATCCTGCGCGACATACAGGATATGGACTACGAAGAGATAGCTGAAATTATGAAGCTGCCGTTAGGCACAGTGAAATCCAGGATTAACAGAGGACGCGA
This genomic interval from Bacteroidota bacterium contains the following:
- the thrS gene encoding threonine--tRNA ligase, whose protein sequence is MDNKIKITFPDGSVKEFDKGVSAFDIANSISKRLAEEILVAKVNGVDKDVNAPINEDAEIKLFKFDSDEGKKVYWHTTSHIMAQAIEELFPGARFGVGPPIEGGFYYDVDSDKKFTEDDLKKIEAKMLEIAKRDLKPSRIEMPRLEAIEYFKSKRNDPYKVEILETIAKDEDNVSLYEQGNFTDLCRGPHLPSTAKVKAVKLLSVSGSYWRGDEKRQMLQRIYGISFPKQKDLDEHLNNLEEAKKRDHRKLGQELELFMISQAVGSGLPIWLPKGSIVRMELENFLKSEQFKRGYEPVYTPHIGKIELYKTSGHYPYYKESQFPPLEFEDETGKKEQYLLKPMNCPHHFQVYNHKPRSYKDLPVRLAEFGTVYRYEQSGELAGLLRVRGFTQDDSHIFCRQDQLLDEVCNVIELTQFVARTVGFDNLNIRLSFRDKENKSKYGGTDELWDKAEQDVKDAADRMGLDYTIAIGEASFYGPKIDFILKDSLNRKWQLGTVQVDYVQPVNFDMLYTGADGQKHRPVVIHRAPFGSMERFVALLIENFAGYFPLWLAPVQVMVIPLTDNHKEYAQKVHDELKSQNIRVSLDERNEKVGYKIREAENKKIPYMLVLGDKEVNEGLISIREHKKGDTGKMELNKFIEIIKLKVSKKDIFY
- a CDS encoding translation initiation factor IF-3, with protein sequence MQYSIKDNKRFRERTNNYINAPQLRVIDENGDALGVLSNFEAKKLAQEKGLDLIEISPNSNPPVCRISDYGKFNYERQKKEKEAKKNQVVMTVKEVRFNPNTDTHDIEFKTKHLYNFLMEGHKVKAYVMFKGRMITHPEFGRKLMDDIVNKLSEVGKLEAPPKMEGKQLIAYFMPDKAKIAAINKFRQREAKLIAKENAMESGQTAPKPVVNEEVKNDASQQEEKQTSDNNSEGNIENA
- the rpmI gene encoding 50S ribosomal protein L35, giving the protein MPKMKSNRAAAKRFKVTATGKLKRSKSYKRHILTKKSSKRKRHLGTATLVSAPETKKMLRLIQA
- the rplT gene encoding 50S ribosomal protein L20 is translated as MPRSKNKVASHRRRKRILEKAKGYFGARSKVYTVAKNSVEKGLTHAYKDRKTKKRVYRSLWITRINAAARLNNTSYSKLIDALNKKNIDINRKVLSDLAYNNLPAFNEIVRFALA
- the pheS gene encoding phenylalanine--tRNA ligase subunit alpha yields the protein MLDNLKNISAEVTDEIKSVNDLNSLEEFRIKYLSRKGIVASLFENLKDVPKEEKGAYGKHLNELKNLVNNLFEEKKNSFGSAEEKSDIDITLEGRTYNVGTRHLISKALEEISSIFVKIGFKIYDGPEIETEFHNFDALNTPDYHPSRDMQDTFYLDEKGKPSNEYGKILLRTHTSPGQIRAMLGHKPPIRIILPGKVFRNEAISARSLSQFHQIEGLYVDKDVTFGDLKGTLDYFAKQFFGDDLKTRMRPSFFPFTEPSAEVDVECFICKGEGCRICKHTGWVEIAGCGMVNPKVFENVGYEEGEYTGFAFGMGIERTIMVKYGIPDIRMFYENDVRFLKQF
- a CDS encoding peptidylprolyl isomerase; this encodes MKHLLILITAVFIFCFALIFNNANAQDSETKIAQLETSLGTIKIKLFTQEAPLTSQNFIDLINKGFYDGIIFHRVIDGFMIQGGDPTGTGMGGSGKIIPDEFKTGLSHGKPGIVSMANAGPGTTSSQFFITLTPQGRLDGGYSIFGEVIEGMDVVSAIGKVKTGLNDRPVEDVKIIKATILE
- a CDS encoding peptidylprolyl isomerase, yielding MKKINLLLTAFVLFAFIAAGCGKKEESTTTTTTTPPTTTTPVPTKVDTVKKDTATTKSDANGDEKKTDGKEKNIVKMETTMGTIKIKLFTKEAPITTANFIGLVNKGFYNGIIFHRVIDGFMIQGGDPTGTGTGGSPTTIKDEFGPGLTNNKAGILSMANRGPNTGSSQFFITLAPQPHLDGKHAVFGEVIDGMDVVKKIGKVKTAGADKPVTDVKMTKVTMVDK
- a CDS encoding peptidylprolyl isomerase — encoded protein: MEQQDKNIMMETNMGNIKIKLFMKEAPLTAGNFLSLAEKGFYDGIIFHRVIDQFMIQGGDPTGTGRGGSGKKIKDEFGDGLIHNKPGILSMANAGPNSGDSQFFITLVPTPWLDGKHAIFGEVIEGMDVVEKIGKTKVDHYDKPVEDVVMTKVYAI
- a CDS encoding sigma-70 family RNA polymerase sigma factor → MLLKSNSVYKGYTDEQLIAEFQKEKVEAFNEIVLRYKDKLINFLFRYTGSREEAEDLAQDTFLKLYKSKHLYKEIAKFSTWFYTIAINIAKTNLRKKKNYSSISISDFDPDGEKDFDLKADVLSPEETAQAGIENEFIQQAINSLDDKFKEVIILRDIQDMDYEEIAEIMKLPLGTVKSRINRGREKLKELLQDIYKPNS